One genomic region from Candidatus Nitrosopumilus koreensis AR1 encodes:
- the thsB gene encoding thermosome subunit beta, producing MGMQATSKGNMPVVLLKEGGSETKGRDAQKNNIAASKIVAEIVHTSLGPRGMDKMLVDSLGDVTITNDGATILKEIDVQHPAAKMLVEISKTTDNEVGDGTTSAVVLAGALLENAESLIDQDVHPTIIVDGYRKAAKKAKQFLESIADTISANDKNILNKIAKTSMQTKLVRKDSDLLADIIVKSVLAVAEKDSEKYGVDIDDIKVEKKAGGSIKDSMIVQGIVLDKEIVHGGMPRKINDAKIALINTALEINKTETDAKINISNPQQLKSFLDEENRMLKTMVDKVIGSGANVVLCQKGIDDMAQHYLAKAGIIAVRRIKESDLTKLAKATGARIVTNLDDLFEKDLGSADLVEERKIEEDKWVFVEGCKHPKSVTLLLRGGSQRVVDEVERSVHDALMVVKDVIEKPEIVAGGGAPETYAATKLRNWAKSLEGREQLAAEKFADALESIPLTLAENAGMDPIDTLTLLRSKQQKGEKWTGIDVMKGKIGNMKSSDIIEPLAVKLQIVSAAAEAACMILRIDDVIATQKSAGGPPGGGEGGMPPGMGGMGGMPPGMGGMPDMGGMM from the coding sequence ATGGGTATGCAAGCTACTTCCAAAGGAAATATGCCTGTCGTCTTGCTCAAAGAAGGCGGTTCAGAAACTAAAGGTAGAGATGCACAAAAGAACAATATTGCCGCATCAAAAATAGTTGCTGAAATTGTTCATACCAGCCTAGGTCCTAGAGGCATGGATAAAATGCTAGTTGATTCATTAGGCGATGTTACTATTACAAATGACGGTGCAACAATTCTCAAAGAAATTGATGTTCAACACCCAGCAGCAAAAATGCTAGTTGAAATCTCTAAAACAACTGACAATGAAGTTGGCGATGGAACAACTTCTGCTGTAGTCTTAGCAGGAGCACTACTTGAAAATGCTGAATCCTTGATTGATCAAGATGTCCATCCAACAATTATTGTTGACGGCTATAGAAAAGCTGCAAAAAAAGCCAAACAATTCCTTGAAAGTATTGCAGATACAATTTCTGCAAATGATAAAAATATTCTTAATAAAATTGCAAAAACTTCTATGCAAACTAAACTTGTTAGAAAAGATTCTGATCTACTTGCCGATATTATTGTAAAATCAGTACTTGCTGTTGCAGAAAAAGACTCTGAAAAATATGGTGTCGATATTGATGATATTAAAGTTGAAAAGAAAGCTGGTGGTTCAATTAAGGATTCAATGATTGTTCAGGGCATAGTTCTTGACAAAGAAATTGTTCATGGAGGCATGCCAAGAAAAATCAATGATGCTAAAATTGCTTTAATTAATACAGCATTAGAAATAAACAAAACTGAAACTGATGCTAAAATTAACATTTCAAATCCACAACAATTGAAATCATTTCTAGATGAGGAAAACAGAATGCTAAAAACAATGGTTGACAAAGTCATTGGTTCTGGTGCAAATGTAGTATTGTGCCAAAAAGGAATCGATGATATGGCACAACATTATCTTGCAAAGGCAGGAATTATTGCTGTTAGAAGAATTAAAGAAAGTGACTTGACAAAACTAGCAAAAGCAACAGGTGCAAGAATCGTTACAAATCTTGATGATCTCTTTGAAAAAGACCTTGGAAGTGCTGACCTTGTTGAGGAAAGGAAGATTGAGGAAGACAAGTGGGTATTTGTTGAGGGATGCAAACATCCAAAATCTGTTACTTTACTTCTCCGTGGAGGTTCACAAAGAGTAGTTGATGAAGTAGAACGTTCTGTTCATGACGCACTGATGGTTGTAAAAGATGTAATTGAAAAACCAGAGATTGTGGCAGGTGGAGGAGCTCCTGAAACATATGCTGCTACAAAACTCAGAAATTGGGCTAAATCTCTTGAAGGAAGAGAACAACTAGCTGCAGAAAAATTTGCTGATGCCTTAGAATCAATTCCATTAACACTCGCAGAAAATGCTGGTATGGATCCAATTGACACTCTTACATTATTACGTTCAAAACAACAGAAAGGTGAGAAATGGACAGGTATTGATGTAATGAAAGGAAAGATTGGAAATATGAAATCTAGTGATATTATTGAACCTCTTGCAGTGAAACTCCAAATTGTTTCTGCAGCTGCCGAAGCTGCATGTATGATTCTGAGAATTGATGATGTAATTGCAACCCAAAAATCTGCCGGCGGTCCACCTGGCGGCGGTGAAGGCGGAATGCCCCCTGGAATGGGTGGAATGGGTGGAATGCCCCCTGGAATGGGTGGAATGCCTGACATGGGCGGAATGATGTAG
- a CDS encoding RIO1 family regulatory kinase/ATPase: MAYSFISIKKFGKEPYSTILGYPKATSRQIKSRINELEKLKIKSISLIGPTTLGKLEILGKGYAGVVVLAKKGRKEIALKIRRTDSQRKEMKNEAELLKFANSVNVGPKMFDVSKNFLIMEYIEGNKIIDWINSLKGVGSAKKLKSTIRKILEDCFNLDQIGFDHGELSNISKHVIVGKTKSTLIDFESSSVKRRPSNVTSVTQAIFIGSGIAKKVQKIYKNPPKEKIIDALKQYKQEKSPENFENLLKILKL, translated from the coding sequence ATGGCATATTCCTTCATTTCAATTAAGAAATTTGGAAAAGAGCCATACTCAACAATTCTTGGGTATCCAAAGGCAACATCACGTCAGATAAAATCTCGAATTAATGAATTAGAAAAATTAAAAATTAAATCGATTTCATTAATTGGTCCGACAACATTGGGAAAGTTGGAGATTCTTGGAAAAGGATACGCAGGTGTAGTTGTTCTTGCAAAAAAAGGAAGAAAAGAAATTGCGTTAAAAATTAGAAGAACAGATTCTCAAAGAAAAGAAATGAAAAATGAAGCAGAATTATTGAAATTTGCAAATTCTGTAAATGTTGGACCAAAAATGTTTGATGTAAGTAAGAATTTTTTGATAATGGAATACATAGAAGGGAATAAAATTATTGATTGGATAAATTCGTTAAAAGGAGTAGGTAGTGCAAAAAAATTAAAATCAACAATAAGAAAAATTCTTGAAGATTGTTTTAATTTAGATCAAATCGGTTTTGATCATGGTGAATTAAGTAATATCTCAAAACATGTCATTGTTGGAAAAACAAAATCTACTCTGATTGATTTTGAGAGCTCTAGTGTTAAAAGAAGACCATCAAACGTAACATCAGTTACTCAGGCAATCTTTATTGGTTCAGGAATTGCAAAAAAAGTGCAGAAAATTTACAAAAATCCACCTAAAGAAAAGATTATTGATGCTCTAAAGCAGTATAAACAAGAAAAGTCTCCTGAAAATTTTGAAAATCTCTTGAAAATTTTGAAATTGTAA
- a CDS encoding DNA polymerase II large subunit, with product MSENDAISRISGIKMPDYYLDYYSNLSTETYSIFEAAASAKSSLVDSSGIIEPKIAFDLADRVAKMHEIDIAEPLRELLKINGKELSALILSKEIAQGKYSLPDSTLEEKLDLAVRVGLAIVTEGVTIAPLQGISEVKIKKNKDGSEYLSVSIAGPMRSAGGTESAVTMLIADHVRKTAGLAKFQANSFDDETGRFVEELRIYEREASSFQFHILDEDIEHVISNLPVELDGVDTDPYEVVNHKSMARIKTDRVRGGALRVLNDGLIGRSKKLLKRIEMYNLDGWEWLNDLKGAVQTGEKQEDAATKRMHEVITGRSVLSMPNKLGGFRLRYGRACNTGFAAVGIHPVIAEILDHTIAVGTQIKIDTPGKGSTVAFVDSIDTPVVRLKNGNVVKIRDTKHGIEIKNDIEKILHLGDILISFGDFLENNAQLIPSGYVEEFWIEELKQKLQKYEPKDQYLTQFLNKIPTIDEALKISIDFDMALHPHYLYFWDKISSEELNLLLQPEKINETSIEYSIQVKKILETLGVPHIVENDNILLENLEAKIFFNLLFREQIKINDSSVPQLISKSSGIKIRNKFSTSIGVRIGRPEKAAPRQMKPPTHVLFPISDKGGPTRDLLKASRNEHFFTNIYNRHCTQCNQPSIGIKCSKCGTKTTVSYRCPYCRDTLEEPFCDKCKRTALAYSHKEFPLKSKLLEAQEKIRLRAQEPFKGVKELISQDKIAEPLEKGLARQNFGLTVFKDGTVRFDATNSPLTQFKPSWIGTSIEKLKELGYTHDIDGNPLENPEQIVELRMQDVVIPYESGRYLVSICKYIDTLLEKFYGKTPFYNVHNSKELIGHLVIGLAPHTSVGIVGRIIGYSETHVCFATPNWHSAKRRDADGDADSIMLLMDSLLNFSRQFLSDAIGGLMDAPLLVQPLVLPHESQPQAHNLEVTKSFPLEFFESTIQQVKAPDISSVEIIKSRLETERQFYDYYFTHSTSSLTTSKSRSAYSTLGSMLDKFDMQVKNAELIDAVNTSEIVSDVISTHLVPDIMGNLRAYARQNFRCTGCGKSYRRMPLIQTCVCGHKLIPTITRGSVEKYLKLAKRLVDKYDVSEYQRGRIHALADEIELVFGKSPGDQSLLTDYA from the coding sequence ATGTCTGAAAACGATGCAATTTCTCGTATTAGTGGCATCAAAATGCCTGATTACTATCTTGATTATTACTCAAACTTGTCCACAGAAACATATTCTATTTTTGAAGCTGCAGCATCTGCAAAATCCAGTTTGGTTGATTCCTCAGGCATAATTGAGCCGAAAATCGCATTTGATCTTGCTGATCGTGTAGCAAAAATGCATGAGATTGATATTGCTGAACCTCTAAGAGAACTCTTAAAAATCAATGGAAAAGAACTTTCTGCACTAATTCTATCAAAAGAGATTGCACAAGGAAAATACTCTCTACCTGATTCGACTTTGGAAGAAAAACTTGACTTGGCGGTTCGTGTCGGATTGGCAATCGTCACTGAAGGAGTTACCATTGCTCCTTTACAAGGAATCAGTGAAGTTAAGATAAAGAAAAACAAAGACGGCTCTGAATATCTTTCAGTCTCTATTGCAGGCCCTATGCGTTCAGCAGGAGGAACAGAATCAGCCGTTACGATGTTGATAGCTGATCATGTTAGAAAGACAGCCGGATTAGCAAAGTTTCAAGCCAATTCTTTTGATGATGAAACAGGCAGGTTTGTCGAGGAATTAAGAATCTATGAAAGAGAGGCAAGTAGTTTTCAATTCCATATACTGGATGAAGATATTGAACATGTGATTTCAAATCTACCTGTAGAACTAGATGGTGTAGACACAGATCCTTATGAGGTTGTAAACCACAAATCTATGGCACGAATAAAAACTGATAGAGTACGAGGAGGTGCCTTACGTGTTCTAAATGACGGTCTTATTGGAAGATCCAAAAAACTACTCAAAAGAATTGAAATGTACAATCTTGATGGCTGGGAATGGCTCAATGATCTAAAAGGTGCTGTTCAAACTGGTGAAAAACAAGAAGACGCAGCCACAAAAAGGATGCATGAGGTAATTACAGGAAGATCAGTCTTGTCAATGCCTAACAAACTAGGCGGATTCCGATTAAGATATGGAAGAGCATGTAATACTGGTTTTGCAGCAGTCGGAATTCATCCTGTAATTGCAGAGATACTTGATCATACAATTGCAGTCGGAACTCAAATTAAAATTGATACTCCAGGAAAAGGTTCTACTGTTGCATTTGTTGATTCAATTGATACTCCTGTGGTTCGTCTGAAAAATGGAAATGTTGTGAAGATTAGAGATACAAAACATGGAATAGAAATTAAAAATGACATTGAAAAAATACTTCATCTTGGAGATATTCTAATATCGTTTGGAGATTTCCTAGAAAATAATGCTCAACTTATCCCATCAGGATATGTAGAAGAATTCTGGATAGAAGAGCTAAAACAAAAACTCCAAAAATATGAACCTAAGGATCAATATCTGACCCAATTTCTCAATAAAATACCAACCATAGATGAAGCATTAAAAATCTCCATTGATTTTGATATGGCTCTTCACCCACACTATCTGTATTTTTGGGATAAAATATCCTCCGAAGAACTCAACCTACTTTTACAACCTGAAAAAATCAATGAAACCTCAATTGAATATTCTATACAAGTAAAAAAAATCCTTGAAACATTAGGAGTTCCACATATAGTTGAAAATGATAACATCCTCCTTGAAAACCTTGAAGCAAAAATTTTCTTTAATTTATTATTTCGAGAGCAAATTAAAATCAATGATTCATCCGTTCCTCAATTAATTTCAAAATCCTCTGGAATTAAAATTAGAAACAAGTTTTCTACATCTATTGGGGTTAGGATTGGAAGACCAGAAAAGGCTGCACCTAGACAGATGAAACCGCCAACACATGTGTTGTTTCCTATAAGTGACAAAGGTGGGCCTACACGGGATCTGTTAAAGGCATCTAGAAATGAACACTTTTTCACTAACATTTACAATCGACATTGTACACAATGTAACCAACCATCAATTGGAATAAAATGCTCAAAATGTGGTACAAAAACTACCGTTTCTTATAGGTGTCCTTATTGTAGAGATACACTTGAAGAACCTTTTTGTGATAAATGCAAACGAACCGCTTTAGCGTATTCACATAAAGAATTTCCATTAAAATCAAAACTCCTTGAAGCTCAAGAAAAAATCCGTTTACGTGCACAAGAACCATTCAAGGGAGTAAAGGAATTAATCAGTCAAGATAAGATTGCCGAACCTTTGGAAAAAGGACTTGCCCGACAAAACTTTGGACTTACAGTGTTCAAAGATGGAACTGTCAGATTTGATGCGACAAACTCACCTCTCACACAATTCAAACCGTCTTGGATTGGAACCTCAATTGAAAAACTCAAAGAATTAGGTTATACGCATGATATTGATGGCAACCCCCTTGAAAATCCTGAACAGATAGTTGAACTCCGTATGCAAGATGTGGTAATCCCCTATGAAAGTGGAAGATATCTTGTTTCTATCTGCAAATACATTGATACGCTTTTAGAAAAATTCTATGGTAAAACTCCATTTTACAATGTACACAACTCAAAAGAACTGATTGGACATTTGGTAATTGGTCTTGCTCCTCATACATCAGTTGGCATAGTAGGTAGAATCATTGGATATTCTGAAACCCATGTCTGTTTTGCAACTCCCAACTGGCATTCAGCAAAAAGAAGGGACGCAGACGGCGATGCTGACTCAATAATGTTATTGATGGATAGTCTTTTGAATTTTTCAAGACAATTCCTTTCAGATGCTATAGGTGGATTGATGGATGCGCCACTGCTTGTTCAACCTCTTGTTTTACCACATGAATCCCAACCACAAGCACATAATCTTGAGGTCACAAAATCATTTCCTTTGGAATTTTTTGAATCAACAATTCAACAAGTCAAAGCCCCAGATATTTCATCAGTTGAAATTATCAAATCTAGACTTGAAACAGAAAGACAGTTTTATGACTATTATTTCACTCACTCAACATCATCTCTTACAACTTCAAAATCACGCAGTGCATATTCGACTCTTGGATCGATGCTAGACAAATTTGATATGCAAGTTAAAAATGCAGAATTGATTGATGCTGTAAATACTTCAGAAATTGTTTCAGATGTCATTTCAACTCATCTTGTACCAGACATTATGGGAAATCTAAGAGCATATGCTAGACAAAACTTTAGGTGTACTGGATGTGGTAAATCTTATCGACGTATGCCACTAATCCAAACTTGTGTATGTGGCCATAAACTAATTCCTACAATAACTCGTGGCTCTGTAGAAAAATATTTGAAACTTGCAAAAAGACTTGTTGACAAATATGATGTTAGTGAATATCAACGGGGAAGGATTCATGCACTTGCTGATGAAATTGAATTAGTATTTGGAAAAAGTCCAGGCGACCAATCACTTCTTACAGACTATGCCTGA
- the glyA gene encoding serine hydroxymethyltransferase, with amino-acid sequence MVKSQNKESYNKIFTKLKEHHKWFENSIPLIASENIPSPAVREAIISDFGNRYAEGWPGERVYAGCIYIDDVEFECMKLAKKLYKAKFADVRPISGVVANLAVYSAFSNPGDVMLAPSIPAGGHISHGKKEHSGTAGLVHGLEIEFYPFDAEEMTIDVDKTKQKVKELKKSNRLPKIAMFGGSLFLFPHPVKELSDFLKSYDMHINYDAAHVAGLIAGGKFQDPLREGADTMTMSTHKTLFGPQGGLVLGSEKHGEPIKKATFPGLTSSHHINNMAGKAVAFAEALEFGKDYASQVIKNAKSLADALSDAGFKVLGETRGFTQSHQIAVNVLDYSDGGKVEADLEKANIIVNRQLIPGDIKAGRNYFHPGGIRLGVSEITRLGMKKNEMQEIASFIKQVVIDKKDPKKLLSKVKSFRKNYQKVKFCFDNKLGAYEYVKLR; translated from the coding sequence ATGGTTAAATCACAAAATAAAGAATCTTACAATAAAATTTTTACAAAATTAAAGGAGCATCATAAATGGTTTGAAAACTCAATCCCATTAATTGCCAGCGAGAACATCCCAAGTCCTGCAGTTAGAGAAGCCATAATTTCAGATTTTGGCAATAGATACGCCGAGGGTTGGCCTGGAGAAAGAGTCTATGCGGGTTGTATCTACATTGATGATGTAGAATTTGAATGCATGAAACTGGCTAAAAAATTATACAAAGCAAAGTTTGCAGATGTTAGACCAATTTCAGGTGTTGTAGCAAATCTTGCAGTGTATTCTGCTTTTTCAAATCCAGGAGATGTTATGCTAGCCCCATCTATTCCAGCTGGGGGCCATATTTCACATGGTAAAAAGGAGCATTCTGGAACTGCAGGATTGGTTCATGGTTTAGAAATTGAGTTTTATCCATTTGATGCAGAAGAGATGACAATTGATGTAGACAAAACAAAACAGAAAGTAAAGGAGTTAAAGAAAAGTAATCGGCTTCCAAAAATAGCAATGTTTGGAGGCTCATTATTCTTGTTTCCACATCCTGTCAAAGAGCTTTCAGATTTTCTAAAGAGTTATGATATGCACATCAATTATGATGCAGCTCATGTTGCAGGATTAATTGCAGGTGGAAAATTTCAAGACCCACTTCGTGAGGGAGCAGATACAATGACAATGAGTACTCATAAGACTTTGTTTGGACCTCAGGGGGGATTAGTTCTAGGTTCTGAGAAACATGGGGAACCAATCAAAAAAGCTACATTCCCAGGTCTCACAAGTAGTCACCACATCAACAATATGGCAGGAAAAGCAGTAGCATTTGCTGAGGCTTTAGAGTTTGGTAAAGATTATGCCTCACAAGTTATAAAAAATGCAAAATCACTTGCAGACGCATTAAGTGATGCAGGATTCAAAGTCTTAGGTGAGACCAGAGGATTTACCCAATCACATCAAATTGCTGTCAATGTTTTAGATTATTCTGATGGCGGAAAAGTTGAAGCCGACTTGGAGAAAGCAAACATAATTGTAAACAGACAATTAATTCCGGGAGACATCAAAGCAGGAAGGAATTATTTCCATCCAGGCGGAATCAGATTAGGGGTTTCCGAGATCACCAGACTTGGAATGAAAAAGAATGAGATGCAAGAGATTGCATCATTCATCAAACAAGTAGTAATAGATAAGAAAGATCCAAAGAAATTACTGTCCAAAGTAAAGTCATTTAGAAAGAATTACCAAAAGGTGAAATTCTGTTTTGACAATAAATTAGGCGCATATGAATATGTCAAATTGCGATAA
- a CDS encoding AN1-type zinc finger domain-containing protein, with amino-acid sequence MKSEKCAYCGDLTDLPFQCNYCKDPFCSEHRLPEEHRCVKLSQIRAKRFGEKKVIRDGGRDRPNIFRRIFGRF; translated from the coding sequence GTGAAATCTGAAAAATGTGCATATTGTGGGGATTTAACAGACTTACCATTTCAATGTAATTACTGCAAGGATCCATTTTGTTCAGAGCACAGACTTCCTGAGGAACATAGATGTGTTAAACTAAGTCAAATTAGAGCAAAACGATTTGGTGAGAAAAAAGTTATCAGAGATGGTGGAAGAGATAGACCAAATATTTTTAGAAGGATTTTTGGACGATTTTAA
- a CDS encoding SDR family oxidoreductase: MIKGKVAIITGASSGIGFATVLALSKAGAKVALGARRVDRLEQLAKTITENGGEVFYQKLDVTQKSECDNFAKAVLDKWNSIDILVNNAGLMPLSFFKNLKVDEWDKMVDVNIKGVLYSTASVITHMKEKKSGHIVNLSSVAGRIVFPAGSVYCATKHAVAAFSEGLRQEFSVRSNIRVTSIEPGVVDTELNNTITDESLKGFVENAKKMEALQSEDIANAILFAVDSPSYVNVNEILIRPTTQER; the protein is encoded by the coding sequence TTGATTAAAGGCAAAGTAGCAATAATAACTGGAGCTAGTAGTGGTATTGGTTTTGCAACTGTTCTAGCATTATCAAAAGCAGGTGCTAAAGTTGCTCTTGGTGCCAGAAGAGTCGATCGATTAGAACAACTTGCAAAAACAATAACTGAAAACGGAGGAGAAGTTTTTTATCAAAAACTAGATGTCACACAAAAATCAGAATGTGATAATTTTGCAAAAGCTGTTTTAGATAAATGGAATTCTATTGATATTCTAGTAAATAATGCGGGACTAATGCCTTTGAGCTTCTTCAAAAATCTTAAGGTAGACGAATGGGACAAAATGGTTGATGTGAACATCAAAGGAGTGTTGTATTCCACTGCGTCCGTAATCACTCACATGAAAGAAAAAAAATCGGGTCATATTGTTAATCTTTCATCAGTAGCAGGAAGAATTGTCTTTCCAGCTGGTAGTGTATACTGTGCAACAAAACATGCAGTTGCAGCATTTAGTGAGGGACTAAGACAAGAATTTAGCGTTCGTTCAAACATTAGAGTAACAAGTATTGAACCTGGAGTTGTAGATACAGAACTTAACAATACAATTACTGACGAATCATTAAAAGGATTTGTTGAGAATGCAAAAAAAATGGAAGCATTACAATCTGAGGATATAGCAAATGCCATTTTATTTGCAGTAGATTCTCCCTCTTACGTTAATGTTAATGAAATTTTGATAAGACCTACAACCCAAGAACGTTAA
- the glnA gene encoding type I glutamate--ammonia ligase, whose amino-acid sequence MPYKVSHGKAIQVTYSPDEVFSRIQHEGIQFIDLQFTGLTGHFHHTTISADTFTPEQMRDGLPKLDGSSIVGFTSIDDSDLLLKPDPNTFAIIPWMTENKTARMLCDVYWGEGRGRLSRDPRGISQKAEEYIKTQGFDFSTWGPEVEFFVFDKVHWDVLTPYKGQSYSIESKEAPWSQEGDGYPMGLQEGYYPSTPSDTLTPYRNECVNILKNNFGILCDNHHHEVATAGQCEIDIKYDYMTNAADAAQSYKYVIRNVAQKYGKVATMMPKPIAMDSGSGMHVNVSLWKGKENTFFDPDDEDELSQTARYFCGGIINHAKALSAICNPTTNSYHRLVPGYEAPAYIAWSSGNRSAIVRVPKHLKGKEYSNLKRLEFRAPDPSSNPYLVFAAVTAAGMDGLKKKTDPGDQVRDDIFKMTKSDRSKRGIGVLPKSLGEALDELESDRKFLNPIYTNDVIDKIIELERRDQREIAIRPHPHEFYLYFDV is encoded by the coding sequence TTGCCCTATAAAGTCAGTCACGGAAAAGCAATCCAAGTAACATATTCACCTGACGAGGTTTTTTCAAGAATTCAACATGAGGGAATTCAATTTATCGATCTTCAATTTACTGGTTTAACTGGTCATTTTCATCATACCACAATTTCAGCAGACACATTTACTCCTGAACAGATGAGAGACGGGCTACCAAAATTGGATGGTTCATCCATTGTGGGTTTTACTAGTATTGATGATTCAGATTTACTTCTAAAACCCGACCCAAATACATTTGCAATAATTCCATGGATGACAGAAAACAAAACAGCTAGAATGCTTTGTGATGTATATTGGGGAGAAGGTAGAGGCAGATTATCAAGAGATCCTCGTGGAATTTCTCAAAAAGCTGAAGAGTACATCAAAACACAAGGATTTGATTTTAGTACATGGGGTCCAGAGGTAGAATTTTTTGTTTTTGATAAAGTACATTGGGATGTTTTAACACCATACAAAGGACAATCATATTCAATTGAATCTAAAGAAGCACCATGGAGTCAAGAGGGAGATGGATATCCAATGGGATTACAGGAAGGATACTATCCCAGTACACCATCAGATACGCTTACACCATACAGAAATGAATGTGTAAATATTCTAAAGAATAATTTTGGGATTTTATGTGATAATCATCATCATGAAGTTGCAACAGCTGGCCAATGTGAGATTGATATCAAATATGATTATATGACAAATGCGGCTGATGCTGCACAATCTTACAAATATGTAATTAGAAATGTTGCTCAAAAATATGGCAAGGTTGCAACAATGATGCCAAAGCCAATTGCAATGGATTCAGGTTCAGGAATGCATGTTAATGTTAGTTTATGGAAAGGAAAGGAAAATACATTCTTTGATCCAGATGATGAAGACGAACTAAGTCAGACTGCAAGATACTTTTGTGGTGGAATAATTAATCACGCAAAAGCGTTATCAGCAATTTGTAATCCAACCACTAACTCATATCATAGATTAGTGCCAGGTTATGAGGCTCCAGCATACATTGCATGGAGTTCTGGAAACCGTTCGGCAATTGTCAGAGTTCCAAAACATCTCAAAGGAAAAGAATATTCCAATCTAAAGAGATTAGAATTTAGAGCACCTGATCCTTCATCAAACCCATATCTTGTATTTGCTGCAGTTACTGCAGCTGGTATGGATGGACTCAAAAAGAAGACGGATCCTGGTGATCAGGTTCGTGATGATATTTTCAAAATGACAAAATCAGATAGATCAAAGAGAGGAATTGGCGTTCTTCCAAAGAGTTTAGGAGAAGCGTTAGATGAGTTAGAAAGTGATAGAAAATTCCTTAATCCAATTTATACAAATGATGTAATTGATAAAATTATAGAATTAGAAAGAAGAGATCAACGTGAAATTGCCATTAGGCCCCACCCACACGAATTTTATCTGTACTTTGATGTTTAG
- a CDS encoding NAD(P)/FAD-dependent oxidoreductase codes for MTDIPYVVILGGGFGGLSTANEIRNSLSSSQVKITIIDKKDWFMVGFAKLWIINGTRTFENSIGHLRELEKKEINFIQDEILSIDIQNKNIQTKQQNIPYNFLVISLGAVLAPQKIPGLTENGFNLYDHNQLSEIHNRLQNIDSGKIAISIMGMPYKCPPAPFEASLLIDSMLRKRRVRDSVQIDFYSPAPITLPAAGPEVSKEILKLVNSEKIVFHNSSKIKSVESNKLIFENSEAEFDLLLAVPPHIAPKVIYDSGLAKEPGFIPIDRDCKTPFENVFAIGDVTSLVVTENMAVPKAGIFAEGEGITVAKNIVSILQSKEESELFDGKGGCFIESGRDTASVIEVDMFSQPKPSTSISAQTSKNLSNKLEFEKERLSRWF; via the coding sequence TTGACAGATATTCCATACGTTGTTATTTTAGGAGGGGGTTTTGGTGGACTTTCTACTGCAAATGAAATTAGGAATTCATTATCTTCATCACAAGTAAAAATTACCATAATTGATAAAAAAGACTGGTTTATGGTAGGGTTTGCTAAACTATGGATAATTAATGGAACACGAACATTTGAAAATTCTATTGGACATTTGCGTGAATTAGAAAAAAAAGAAATAAACTTCATACAAGATGAAATTCTATCAATTGACATTCAAAACAAAAACATTCAGACCAAACAACAAAACATACCGTATAATTTTCTTGTAATCTCATTAGGTGCCGTTTTAGCTCCACAAAAAATTCCCGGATTAACAGAAAACGGATTCAATTTGTATGATCATAATCAACTTTCAGAAATTCATAATAGACTTCAAAATATTGATTCTGGAAAAATTGCTATTTCTATAATGGGAATGCCATATAAGTGCCCTCCAGCACCATTTGAGGCTAGTTTATTGATAGATTCTATGCTTAGAAAACGTAGAGTCCGTGATTCTGTTCAAATTGACTTTTACAGCCCAGCTCCAATTACATTGCCTGCTGCTGGTCCTGAAGTTAGTAAAGAAATTCTTAAACTAGTAAATTCTGAAAAAATTGTTTTTCATAATTCATCTAAAATAAAATCAGTTGAATCAAACAAATTGATTTTTGAAAATAGTGAAGCTGAATTTGATTTGCTTTTAGCTGTTCCACCTCATATTGCTCCAAAAGTAATTTATGATTCTGGATTGGCTAAAGAACCTGGATTTATTCCAATAGATAGGGACTGCAAAACTCCTTTTGAAAATGTATTTGCAATAGGTGATGTAACCAGTTTAGTAGTTACAGAAAACATGGCAGTACCAAAAGCCGGAATATTTGCAGAAGGTGAGGGAATAACTGTTGCCAAAAATATTGTCTCAATACTTCAGTCAAAAGAAGAATCTGAATTATTTGATGGAAAAGGAGGCTGTTTTATTGAATCGGGGAGAGATACAGCTTCGGTTATTGAAGTAGATATGTTTTCACAACCAAAGCCTTCCACCAGTATTTCTGCACAAACTTCAAAAAATCTTTCAAACAAACTAGAATTTGAAAAAGAAAGACTCTCGAGATGGTTTTAA